In Oscillospiraceae bacterium, a genomic segment contains:
- a CDS encoding DUF4004 family protein translates to MDKELISKKELLDKYGVSYGALYRWKRMGLIPEEWFIKKAAPTGQETFFDKELICARMDEIIGSKDEASLKDLAEKFNEGELKKRLLIVGTKFGETGYDFEQITVIKIKFGDREIDITQELRRK, encoded by the coding sequence ATGGATAAAGAACTGATTTCGAAAAAGGAACTGCTCGATAAATACGGCGTTTCGTATGGCGCGCTTTACCGCTGGAAGCGCATGGGGTTGATCCCCGAGGAGTGGTTTATCAAAAAGGCCGCGCCGACCGGGCAGGAGACGTTTTTTGACAAAGAGTTGATCTGCGCGCGAATGGATGAGATCATCGGCTCGAAAGACGAGGCCTCGTTAAAGGACCTTGCGGAAAAATTCAACGAGGGCGAGCTGAAAAAACGGCTGCTGATCGTCGGCACAAAATTCGGGGAGACCGGTTATGATTTCGAGCAGATCACGGTGATTAAAATCAAGTTCGGCGACCGTGAGATCGACATCACGCAGGAATTGAGGAGGAAATAA